A single Rhopalosiphum padi isolate XX-2018 chromosome 4, ASM2088224v1, whole genome shotgun sequence DNA region contains:
- the LOC132930891 gene encoding zinc finger MYM-type protein 1-like isoform X2: MEAKKKLSGSGYRKQAKIKKLKHDALIKNCRKLDSMFKPSNNSNTDDKLEMLNQGTQIQMNPDYSNVNSSEQYKPTKSSGYIETENTDDELDMLNQDTQIQMNPDYSNINSSEQHNPMTSSGNIVTEYTDDKLEMLNQDTQIQIYPDYSNVNSSEQHKLTKSSGYIKTENSISEINTDILSSKNNETADVLFEPTDIPRCDPALWKINEFTIEYICINGFSQDLNDLNFTKSKRAYTKLHKKTTKTYYRFCNKNYWNTRLTNGDSIKRNFIAYSERFSNWKRAEELISQHENSLKHRSNILAMKNRGQTHQRIDQQIIQQIENERMYWINVLKRVVAIVKTLASRGLAFRGHTSKIGCPRNGNFMMALELLAEFDPFISNHISKNGNPGKGHTSYLSYYIYEQFILLMSKKVENTIIQDVNTSRYFSISVDSTPDITHTDQLSLVVRFVDESGNVFERFLCFMNNVGHKSEDMAEAVITILNKYNLNLNYLRGQSYDNASNMSGSYSGLQARIKLINPLAKFVPCSAHSLNLVGQNAASCCNEAIHFFNFLQNLYTFFSASTYRWQILNSSIKRLSDTRWSARDDACYSLNKNWSSIENALIKIGENEKEKPAIRCEANGILKILKSLETFFLSIFWGDILHRFNTVSKKLQSVNIDLSVVVELYQSLINYVGDIRTDKDYENFKRNAIEKCGIMNFRNTEKRQKKIKKFSDDSSMESIVTNFKINTYFVILDQLKSELLRRKIAYNNLLKNYYFFFKITKMTAADIRVSAELLRNEYNTDLGTSFPNECIHFSSYLKTISNPPQSIQDMLVFIRKNNLKDIFPYIDIALRMLLCTPVSNCSTERSFSALKRIKSYLRSNIGEERLTALAIMNIESDVTTAISYDDIIQEFAQDHARRKV; the protein is encoded by the exons ATGGAAGCTAAAAAAAAGCTTAGTGGTTCAGGATATAGAAAGcaagcaaaaattaaaaaattaaaacacgatGCATTAATTAAGAATTGTAGAAAATTAGATAGTATGTTCAAGCCATCGAATAATTCAA ataCAGATGATAAACTGGAGATGTTAAACCAAGGTACACAAATACAAATGAACCCAGATTATTCAAATGTAAACAGTTCTGAACAGTACAAACCTACAAAAAGTAGTGGTTATATTGAGacagaaa atacagATGATGAACTAGATATGTTAAACCAAGATACACAAATACAAATGAACCcagattattcaaatataaacagTTCTGAACAGCACAATCCTATGACAAGTAGTGGAAATATTGTGAcagaat atacagATGATAAACTAGAGATGTTAAATCAAGatacacaaatacaaatatacccAGATTATTCAAATGTAAACAGTTCTGAACAACACAAACTTACAAAAAGTAGTGGTTATATTAAGAcagaaa atagtaTTTCTGAGATAAATACTGATATATTGTCATCTAAGAATAATGAAACTGCTGATGTTTTGTTTGAGCCTACTGATATTCCtcg atGTGATCCTGCTTTATGGAAAATAAACGAGTTCactatagaatatatttgtattaatggaTTTTCTCaagatttaaatgatttaaattttaccaaGTCTAAACGAGCATATACAAAACTTCACAAAAAAACTACCAAAACCTACTATAG attttgcaATAAAAACTATTGGAATACAAGACTAACTAATGGTGATTCAATTAAACGTAATTTCATTGCATACTCAGAAA GATTTTCAAACTGGAAAAGAGCTGAAGAGCTCATATCACAACAtgaaaattctttaaaacatCGTTCAAATATTCTAGCAATGAAAAATCGAGGACAAACACATCAAAGAATTGatcaacaaataatacaacaaattgAAAATGAACGTATGTATTGGatcaatgttttaaaaagaGTTGTGGCAATTGTTAAAACATTGGCATCAAGAGGTTTAGCATTCAGAGGACATACTTCAAAAATTGGATGTCCACGTAATGGAAATTTTATGATGGCACTTGAGTTATTAGCTGAATTTGACCCTTTTATATCAAACCATATTTCCAAAAATGGTAATCCCGGTAAAGGTCATActtcatatttatcatattatatttatgagcaatttattttattaatgtctaaaaaagtagaaaatactattattcaaGATGTCAATACTTcacgatatttttcaattagtgTTGATTCAACGCCAGATATTACCCACACTGATCAACTTTCTTTAGTTGTACGATTTGTTGATGAGAGTGGTAATGTATTTGagcgttttttatgttttatgaataATGTTGGACATAAATCAGAAGATATGGCTGAAGCAGTGATAACAATTCTGAATAAGTACAATTTGAATCTTAACTATTTAAGAGGGCAGTCATATGACAATGCGAGTAACATGTCTGGTAGTTACTCTGGATTACAAGCTAGAATAAAACTGATAAATCCATTGGCCAAGTTTGTTCCCTGCTCGGCTCATTCATTAAATTTAGTGGGACAAAATGCTGCCAGCTGTTGTAATGAagctattcatttttttaactttcttcAAAACTTGTACACATTCTTTTCAGCATCAACTTACCGATGGCAgattttaaattcttcaatCAAGAGATTATCAGATACAAGGTGGTCTGCAAGAGATGATGCatgttattcattaaataaaaattggtcaTCTATTGAAAATGCTTTAATTAAGATTGgagaaaatgaaaaagaaaaaccaGCTATTCGATGTGAAGCAAATGGTATActcaaaatacttaaatcatTAGAAACATTTTTCTTGTCAATTTTTTGGGGAGACATATTACATAGGTTTAATACAGTTAGCAAAAAACTTCAAAgtgtaaatattgatttaagtgTTGTTGTTGAGCTTTatcaatcattaattaattatgttggtGATATTCGTACAGATAAagattatgaaaattttaaaagaaatgctATTGAAAAATGTGGAATTATGAACTTTAGAAATACTGAAaagcgacaaaaaaaaattaaaaaatttagtgATGACAGTTCAATGGAAAGTAttgtaactaattttaaaatcaatacctattttgttattttagacCAATTGAAGTCAGAATTGTTGAGAAGAAAAATTGCATATAAcaaccttttaaaaaattattattttttttttaaaattactaaaatgacAGCTGCAGACATAAGGGTATCTGCTGAGCTGTTAagaaatgaatataatacagaTTTGGGAACTTCATTTCCTaatgaatgtattcattttagcagctatttgaaaactatttctAATCCTCCTCAAAGTATTCAAGATATGTTAgtgtttataagaaaaaataatttgaaggaTATTTTCCCTTATATAGATATTGCTTTAAGAATGTTACTATGCACTCCAGTTAGTAACTGCTCAACTGAGAGGTCATTTTCAGccttaaaacgaataaaatcatatttaaggtCAAACATAGGCGAAGAAAGGCTCACTGCATTAGCAATCATGAATATAGAATCTGATGTTACTACAGCAATAAGCTACGACGATATTATTCAAGAATTTGCTCAAGACCATGCACGACGAAaagtataa
- the LOC132930891 gene encoding zinc finger MYM-type protein 1-like isoform X1: protein MEAKKKLSGSGYRKQAKIKKLKHDALIKNCRKLDSMFKPSNNSNTDDKLEMLNQGTQIQMNPDYSNVNSSEQYKPTKSSGYIETENTDDELDMLNQDTQIQMNPDYSNINSSEQHNPMTSSGNIVTEYTDDKLEMLNQDTQIQIYPDYSNVNSSEQHKLTKSSGYIKTENSISEINTDILSSKNNETADVLFEPTDIPRCDPALWKINEFTIEYICINGFSQDLNDLNFTKSKRAYTKLHKKTTKTYYRFCNKNYWNTRLTNGDSIKRNFIAYSESKGVIYCIPCLLFGNINSSSFASKGFSNWKRAEELISQHENSLKHRSNILAMKNRGQTHQRIDQQIIQQIENERMYWINVLKRVVAIVKTLASRGLAFRGHTSKIGCPRNGNFMMALELLAEFDPFISNHISKNGNPGKGHTSYLSYYIYEQFILLMSKKVENTIIQDVNTSRYFSISVDSTPDITHTDQLSLVVRFVDESGNVFERFLCFMNNVGHKSEDMAEAVITILNKYNLNLNYLRGQSYDNASNMSGSYSGLQARIKLINPLAKFVPCSAHSLNLVGQNAASCCNEAIHFFNFLQNLYTFFSASTYRWQILNSSIKRLSDTRWSARDDACYSLNKNWSSIENALIKIGENEKEKPAIRCEANGILKILKSLETFFLSIFWGDILHRFNTVSKKLQSVNIDLSVVVELYQSLINYVGDIRTDKDYENFKRNAIEKCGIMNFRNTEKRQKKIKKFSDDSSMESIVTNFKINTYFVILDQLKSELLRRKIAYNNLLKNYYFFFKITKMTAADIRVSAELLRNEYNTDLGTSFPNECIHFSSYLKTISNPPQSIQDMLVFIRKNNLKDIFPYIDIALRMLLCTPVSNCSTERSFSALKRIKSYLRSNIGEERLTALAIMNIESDVTTAISYDDIIQEFAQDHARRKV from the exons ATGGAAGCTAAAAAAAAGCTTAGTGGTTCAGGATATAGAAAGcaagcaaaaattaaaaaattaaaacacgatGCATTAATTAAGAATTGTAGAAAATTAGATAGTATGTTCAAGCCATCGAATAATTCAA ataCAGATGATAAACTGGAGATGTTAAACCAAGGTACACAAATACAAATGAACCCAGATTATTCAAATGTAAACAGTTCTGAACAGTACAAACCTACAAAAAGTAGTGGTTATATTGAGacagaaa atacagATGATGAACTAGATATGTTAAACCAAGATACACAAATACAAATGAACCcagattattcaaatataaacagTTCTGAACAGCACAATCCTATGACAAGTAGTGGAAATATTGTGAcagaat atacagATGATAAACTAGAGATGTTAAATCAAGatacacaaatacaaatatacccAGATTATTCAAATGTAAACAGTTCTGAACAACACAAACTTACAAAAAGTAGTGGTTATATTAAGAcagaaa atagtaTTTCTGAGATAAATACTGATATATTGTCATCTAAGAATAATGAAACTGCTGATGTTTTGTTTGAGCCTACTGATATTCCtcg atGTGATCCTGCTTTATGGAAAATAAACGAGTTCactatagaatatatttgtattaatggaTTTTCTCaagatttaaatgatttaaattttaccaaGTCTAAACGAGCATATACAAAACTTCACAAAAAAACTACCAAAACCTACTATAG attttgcaATAAAAACTATTGGAATACAAGACTAACTAATGGTGATTCAATTAAACGTAATTTCATTGCATACTCAGAAAGTAAGGGTGTAATTTACTGTATCCCATGCTTGTTGTTTGGCAACATAAATTCATCTTCATTTGCTTCAAAAGGATTTTCAAACTGGAAAAGAGCTGAAGAGCTCATATCACAACAtgaaaattctttaaaacatCGTTCAAATATTCTAGCAATGAAAAATCGAGGACAAACACATCAAAGAATTGatcaacaaataatacaacaaattgAAAATGAACGTATGTATTGGatcaatgttttaaaaagaGTTGTGGCAATTGTTAAAACATTGGCATCAAGAGGTTTAGCATTCAGAGGACATACTTCAAAAATTGGATGTCCACGTAATGGAAATTTTATGATGGCACTTGAGTTATTAGCTGAATTTGACCCTTTTATATCAAACCATATTTCCAAAAATGGTAATCCCGGTAAAGGTCATActtcatatttatcatattatatttatgagcaatttattttattaatgtctaaaaaagtagaaaatactattattcaaGATGTCAATACTTcacgatatttttcaattagtgTTGATTCAACGCCAGATATTACCCACACTGATCAACTTTCTTTAGTTGTACGATTTGTTGATGAGAGTGGTAATGTATTTGagcgttttttatgttttatgaataATGTTGGACATAAATCAGAAGATATGGCTGAAGCAGTGATAACAATTCTGAATAAGTACAATTTGAATCTTAACTATTTAAGAGGGCAGTCATATGACAATGCGAGTAACATGTCTGGTAGTTACTCTGGATTACAAGCTAGAATAAAACTGATAAATCCATTGGCCAAGTTTGTTCCCTGCTCGGCTCATTCATTAAATTTAGTGGGACAAAATGCTGCCAGCTGTTGTAATGAagctattcatttttttaactttcttcAAAACTTGTACACATTCTTTTCAGCATCAACTTACCGATGGCAgattttaaattcttcaatCAAGAGATTATCAGATACAAGGTGGTCTGCAAGAGATGATGCatgttattcattaaataaaaattggtcaTCTATTGAAAATGCTTTAATTAAGATTGgagaaaatgaaaaagaaaaaccaGCTATTCGATGTGAAGCAAATGGTATActcaaaatacttaaatcatTAGAAACATTTTTCTTGTCAATTTTTTGGGGAGACATATTACATAGGTTTAATACAGTTAGCAAAAAACTTCAAAgtgtaaatattgatttaagtgTTGTTGTTGAGCTTTatcaatcattaattaattatgttggtGATATTCGTACAGATAAagattatgaaaattttaaaagaaatgctATTGAAAAATGTGGAATTATGAACTTTAGAAATACTGAAaagcgacaaaaaaaaattaaaaaatttagtgATGACAGTTCAATGGAAAGTAttgtaactaattttaaaatcaatacctattttgttattttagacCAATTGAAGTCAGAATTGTTGAGAAGAAAAATTGCATATAAcaaccttttaaaaaattattattttttttttaaaattactaaaatgacAGCTGCAGACATAAGGGTATCTGCTGAGCTGTTAagaaatgaatataatacagaTTTGGGAACTTCATTTCCTaatgaatgtattcattttagcagctatttgaaaactatttctAATCCTCCTCAAAGTATTCAAGATATGTTAgtgtttataagaaaaaataatttgaaggaTATTTTCCCTTATATAGATATTGCTTTAAGAATGTTACTATGCACTCCAGTTAGTAACTGCTCAACTGAGAGGTCATTTTCAGccttaaaacgaataaaatcatatttaaggtCAAACATAGGCGAAGAAAGGCTCACTGCATTAGCAATCATGAATATAGAATCTGATGTTACTACAGCAATAAGCTACGACGATATTATTCAAGAATTTGCTCAAGACCATGCACGACGAAaagtataa
- the LOC132930122 gene encoding uncharacterized protein LOC132930122, which translates to MCRTLRHQHPKMGLMPKDHGNVNENSYANRLNHLKQVLKPYRDNNANCLRLITRSARVNLNKHWKSLENLFTAGHDRRADVKERAQNAVNEMLENGENERPAAEAYTSPTADAVEKLQHLHVNDG; encoded by the exons ATGTGCCGAACACTGCGCCATCAACATCCAAAAATGGGCCTGATGCCGAAGGACCACGGCAACGTCAACGAAAATTCCTACGCCAACCGTCTCAACCACCTGAAACAA gtgTTGAAACCGTACCGAGACAACAACGCCAACTGTCTGCGGCTGATCACCAGGTCGGCTAGGGTGAACCTGAACAAGCATTGGAAGAGCCTGGAGAATCTGTTCACGGCCGGGCACGACCGTCGTGCTGACGTCAAAGAACGCGCCCAGAACGCGGTCAACGAAATGCTGGAGAACGGGGAGAACGAAAGACCCGCGGCGGAAGCCTACACCAGCCCGACGGCGGACGCGGTCGAAAAATTGCAACACTTGCACGTGAACGACGGTTGA